ATACATTTTGATAAAATAGTTTTCCATCCCTAAAAAATCGGACATATTATGAAAAAAAGGTGACCAGAATCCACCAGCTACAGCGAAACCGCGTGCTCTTGCATCAAGAAGGAGTTCACGATATTCACTAAAGTCAAGATATTGCATATTAGGCCATTCAAAGGCCTCGATGTCTTTAATTGATTGCGCATCCTTAAGTTTTCCGCCTTCCCCAAGGTGATGAAGCGCTTCTCCTTGACGAAAATCAAAGAAAGGTCTTTGGTCGGGATGCTTCCAGCAGTACTTGTCTGCCATTAACCAAACCATATCATCATTAAGGGTTTCGGATAAATCAAGAGGATGGGGCGTTGTATTAAAGTGAGCAGCTATTTTATTGGCTTGCTCATCAATAGGATTACCCTTCCAAAAAGGGGTGCGATCGGTTTGTTTTCTTTCAAATGTTGCAATAATACGTTCACGACCAGTCATATTAACCTCCATATACATGTGCTGTTTATTTTTATTAAGAGTATCAATGTTATATTGAACGTATTATAGCATTGATAAGGAAAAAGATAGGAATGAAAAAAGGTCAAAAATCTTAGAAATTAGGACAAAAGATAGTGTGGTGATGGGTGTATATGAACAATTGTTTTGATGCGGAAAGTTTTATTGAAAAGGTGTATGTACCTAGCCAAAAACCCTATAGGTATACAGTCGGAGGCTATCGGCTAACGATAGACTATCACAATTATGTGAGCTTTAAGCATATGCTATCAAACAACATCCACCGGCACAATAATTATGAGATTTGTCTATGTCTATATGGACAAGGGCGATTCATACACAACAAGGAAAGTTTTAACATATCTGAAGGGACGATTTTTATTGCAGAGCCTTATCTCTTTCATGAGATTCAGTCGTCACAAGACTCTGCGTTATATCTTTTTTTCTTTGGACTACGTATTGAAAAAGTAACGGGTGAACAGGAAGTGTCAGTGGTCGGAGATTTTATGCATAGACATAGAACAGTGGTAGAGCACTGCCAAGACTTGTTTCATTATCTGCCGCTTATTGATCGTGAGATAAAAAAAAGCCGATTGGATTTATCAGATAAGCTCCTTGAGTTATTGAGTCTGGATATGATAGAACGCTTCATTGGTTCCTCAGAAGTTGACCGGGTTCATATGGAGAGAATGCGCGAGGTTGTTATACAGGCAGATGCATATGTATCAGAAAACTTGGCGGCAAAAATTACGGTAGAGGATGTAGCAAAAGAGTGTTATGTTAGTTCAAGACATCTACAGCGGATTGTCAAAGAACAGTTTCATCAAAGCGTCGGAAAATGGATTCTTGATAAGAAACTTCACGCTG
This sequence is a window from Vallitaleaceae bacterium 9-2. Protein-coding genes within it:
- a CDS encoding AraC family transcriptional regulator, with the translated sequence MNNCFDAESFIEKVYVPSQKPYRYTVGGYRLTIDYHNYVSFKHMLSNNIHRHNNYEICLCLYGQGRFIHNKESFNISEGTIFIAEPYLFHEIQSSQDSALYLFFFGLRIEKVTGEQEVSVVGDFMHRHRTVVEHCQDLFHYLPLIDREIKKSRLDLSDKLLELLSLDMIERFIGSSEVDRVHMERMREVVIQADAYVSENLAAKITVEDVAKECYVSSRHLQRIVKEQFHQSVGKWILDKKLHAACSQLKNGQSVKEVAKMFGFIDPNYFSVAFKKKYGIPPSIYK